ACTTTGACAACTTTGTGGATACTTTGCATTTCAGCTCTCCCGCACATCAAAAGACCTATTGAGACAACAATTGTCAAGATAGCATAACATATTTTTTAGCTCCAAGCCATACCTTATACGAAACAACTGGGATTGGCCACAGACACACACCGACAGACACAGACAAAGGCGGAAAGGCTGTTGTTTTCGGCCTGGTAGTCGGCTTCGGTGGGGAAAGAGAATTCTTCGCCGGTGGGGCTGGTGGCAACTGTGGGAGTGGTCATGGGTTTTCCTTCTGGGGTTTGGCGGTTAATTTTTTTTATGGCCACGGACACACAGTAGAGTAGGGAGGGAAGTCCCCTCCCCCTCCTCAAACCGGACATGCGGATTTCCCGCATCCGGCTTTCCTGAAGGCTCTTGCCTCAGGCATGCACATTTACCAAAGTTATGCTACAGATAAATCAAACCCAATCGTTTGAAATAACTATAGCTGGTTACTCCCTTGGGAGGATGCCAAGGCCGCTGACTGCGTCTTCTGAGATGTCTATACAAACGCTCCCGGACATATTGATTCGTATCACGGAATGCCTTGCGGGGGTATCCCTGTCCGAAATAGTTGCTCCAGCCAGTCAAGTGCTTGTTGATTTCTCCAACAAGCTTCGGAATTGGCTTAAAACACATTTTCGGACTCGTCATCTCGCGCAGCTTTTCCCTCTCTCGGGACAGTGCCTTCTTAGAGGGAAACATGTTCAGATACCGGTTATCGCCACCATAAAGATCACGATCATAACGAAATGTATAACCCAGAAAATCAAGGCTTGCGCCCTCTTCCTTAAGATTTACAGATCGAGTCTTTTCCCGGTTGATCTCCAAACCCAGCCAACCTTCGATTTTCGCCTCAATCCAGCCTGTAATCCGTTCGTCAATATAACGCGCCATGACAACATAGTCATCGGCGTAACGAACCAGCTTGGCATTAGCCCACTGGCCCGGTCCCTGGGGGCGGTGGAACACCTTATCAAACCAATGCAGGTAGATGTTTGCCAACAAGGGAGAGATAACTCCACCTTGCGGCGTACCTTGCGTAGGGCGCTTACTTACGCCTCCACTTTTCCCTTTATCGGGATCGACAACTGGAACTTCAAGCCACATACGAATCAATTTCAGAACATGCCTGTCACTGACTCGCATTCGCACACAAGCCATCAGCTTGTCATGCGGAATCGAGTCGAAATACCCCTTAAGATCAGCGTCATACACCGCACAGAAACCAGCTTGCAGATGGCCCCTAATCTCAGACAGAGCCTGATGAGCAGAGCGGCCGGGCCTAAACCCATAGGAACAATCTTCAAAATCTTCTTCAAAGATTGGCTCCAGAATCAACAGAGCCGCCATTTGCACCACTCGATCCCTGATTGTGGGAATACC
The sequence above is drawn from the Pseudomonadota bacterium genome and encodes:
- the ltrA gene encoding group II intron reverse transcriptase/maturase, with translation MSPALSSLRQKLGQKAKQEPKFRFYSLYDKISRKDTLEAAWGRARRNNGAPGMDGVSFEMVEAAEGGVQGFLQEIKQSLDSRTYKPTPVRRKLIPKANGKMRPLGIPTIRDRVVQMAALLILEPIFEEDFEDCSYGFRPGRSAHQALSEIRGHLQAGFCAVYDADLKGYFDSIPHDKLMACVRMRVSDRHVLKLIRMWLEVPVVDPDKGKSGGVSKRPTQGTPQGGVISPLLANIYLHWFDKVFHRPQGPGQWANAKLVRYADDYVVMARYIDERITGWIEAKIEGWLGLEINREKTRSVNLKEEGASLDFLGYTFRYDRDLYGGDNRYLNMFPSKKALSREREKLREMTSPKMCFKPIPKLVGEINKHLTGWSNYFGQGYPRKAFRDTNQYVRERLYRHLRRRSQRPWHPPKGVTSYSYFKRLGLIYL